The following proteins are encoded in a genomic region of Inquilinus sp. KBS0705:
- a CDS encoding acetyl-CoA carboxylase carboxyltransferase subunit alpha, translating to MKITFDFEKPLAELQQQIEKVQQVEEKNKLDMSATIAELEAKMEAAKKEIYANLTGWQKVQISRHPERPYTLQYLELMCDDFIEMHGDRTVGDDKAIIGGFGSLNGQTVMFIGHQKGRNTKERQYRNFGMANPEGYRKALRLMKMAEKFNKPVVTLIDTPGAFPGLEAEERGQGEAIARNLLEMAVLKVPVICVVIGEGASGGALGIGIGDRVLMLDNSWYSVISPENCSTILFKTWEQKERAAEMLKLTSTEMLKNKLIDGVIKEPLGGAHQDPVAMAAILKKQLLKDLKTLNERNIDELVAERIDKFCNMGVVIEG from the coding sequence ATGAAGATCACATTTGATTTTGAGAAACCGCTGGCAGAGTTACAGCAGCAGATAGAAAAAGTACAGCAGGTTGAAGAAAAAAACAAGCTGGACATGAGCGCTACTATTGCTGAACTGGAAGCCAAGATGGAAGCAGCCAAAAAGGAAATTTATGCTAACCTTACCGGCTGGCAAAAGGTGCAGATATCGCGCCACCCCGAAAGGCCTTACACCCTGCAATACTTGGAGCTGATGTGCGATGACTTTATTGAAATGCATGGCGACAGGACAGTTGGCGACGATAAGGCCATTATTGGAGGCTTTGGATCGTTAAACGGGCAAACCGTAATGTTTATAGGGCACCAAAAAGGGCGCAACACCAAAGAGCGGCAGTACCGCAACTTTGGTATGGCCAACCCCGAAGGTTACCGGAAGGCATTAAGGCTAATGAAAATGGCCGAGAAGTTTAATAAACCGGTTGTTACCTTAATTGATACACCGGGCGCCTTCCCCGGCCTTGAAGCTGAAGAGCGCGGGCAGGGCGAGGCTATTGCACGCAACCTGTTAGAAATGGCCGTACTAAAAGTGCCGGTTATTTGCGTAGTGATAGGCGAGGGTGCATCGGGTGGTGCATTAGGTATCGGTATAGGCGATAGGGTGCTGATGCTGGATAACTCGTGGTATTCGGTTATCTCTCCCGAAAACTGTTCGACCATATTATTTAAAACCTGGGAACAAAAAGAGCGTGCTGCCGAAATGCTGAAACTTACCTCGACAGAGATGTTGAAGAACAAGTTGATAGACGGCGTAATTAAAGAACCCCTTGGCGGCGCACATCAAGACCCGGTTGCTATGGCTGCCATTTTAAAGAAACAATTACTTAAGGATCTGAAAACCCTAAATGAACGCAACATTGACGAACTGGTTGCCGAGCGCATCGACAAGTTTTGCAACATGGGTGTGGTTATTGAAGGCTAA
- a CDS encoding metallophosphoesterase, with translation MKKIAFITDIHLDEDDPKEAGVDSYLNWERLLQDVSTRNVDMIVFGGDIGAASAYPWLFQSLQKYNYKFILGNHDRFANDAGFYKDADLAADDELYYSSEDATFKYIFMDTSTERVSAAQFNWLNSQLATDKTVVLFIHHPVLPVNTPVDRAYPLHGREAMLDALHNCGNKVYVFCGHYHMDDVQTNGNVTQYITPASSYQINKDAAQIEVSGTTFGYRLLTFANDRVEAELLMFKNEL, from the coding sequence ATGAAAAAAATAGCTTTCATAACCGACATCCATTTAGATGAAGACGACCCCAAAGAGGCCGGGGTTGATAGTTATTTGAACTGGGAACGCCTGTTGCAGGATGTTAGCACCCGCAATGTAGATATGATCGTTTTCGGCGGGGATATTGGTGCCGCATCGGCATACCCCTGGCTTTTTCAGTCGTTACAAAAGTACAACTACAAGTTTATACTCGGCAATCACGATAGGTTTGCCAACGACGCGGGCTTTTATAAAGATGCAGACCTCGCCGCCGATGACGAATTGTATTACAGCAGCGAGGATGCCACTTTTAAATACATTTTTATGGATACCAGCACCGAAAGGGTAAGTGCTGCGCAGTTTAACTGGCTCAACAGTCAGCTGGCTACCGATAAAACTGTGGTACTGTTTATCCACCACCCTGTGCTGCCCGTAAATACGCCTGTGGATAGGGCATACCCACTGCACGGCCGCGAAGCCATGTTAGATGCACTGCACAACTGCGGCAACAAAGTATACGTATTTTGCGGGCATTACCATATGGATGATGTGCAAACCAATGGCAACGTAACGCAATACATTACACCGGCATCATCGTACCAAATAAACAAAGATGCTGCCCAAATTGAGGTAAGCGGCACTACGTTTGGCTACAGGCTGCTCACGTTTGCTAACGACAGGGTAGAAGCGGAATTGTTGATGTTTAAGAATGAGCTGTAG